A single region of the Silene latifolia isolate original U9 population chromosome 8, ASM4854445v1, whole genome shotgun sequence genome encodes:
- the LOC141594962 gene encoding remorin 1.4-like, with the protein MFTDIVLSQIGSGSEKRLSLIKAWEDSEKTKVLAKAEKWLGVLDSWENSKKYAIYSKLKGIEEALENKKAEAAEKTKNMVAQIHKEAEENRAMVKAKRGESILTIEEKAAKYRATGYTPKKFCGCTSF; encoded by the exons ATGTTCACAGATATTGTTCTCTCACAAATTGGGTCTGGGTCAGAAAAGAGGTTGTCTCTTATTAAGGCATGGGAAGATAGTGAGAAAACTAAAGTACTTGCCAA AGCGGAGAAATGGCTAGGTGTTCTTGATTCTTGGGAGAACAGCAAAAAATACGCGATATATTCTAAACTGAAAGGAATCGAG GAAGCGCTGGAAAACAAGAAAGCGGAGGCAGCAGAAAAGACGAAGAACATGGTAGCTCAAATCCACAAGGAAGCTGAAGAGAATAGGGCGATGGTGAAGGCCAAGAGGGGAGAAAGTATCCTAACGATTGAGGAGAAGGCAGCCAAATACCGTGCCACAGGCTATACGCCAAAGAAGTTCTGTGGCTGCACGTCATTTTAA
- the LOC141596679 gene encoding DEAD-box ATP-dependent RNA helicase 6-like, protein MNDNGRGRYPPAMGRGRGYPGGGGGNPNFQQRNYYQQQQQQQPQYVQRGMLQNHQQQQQHQQHHQQQMQQHHQQMQQEQHQQQQHQQQQQQQWLRRNQIARNASESSVVEVEKTVQSEGIDSSSQDWKAKLKLPPQDTRYRTEDVTATKGNEFEDYFLKRELLMGIYEKGFERPSPIQEESIPIALTGSDILARAKNGTGKTAAFCIPALEKIDQDNNVIQVVILVPTRELALQTSQVCKELGKHLKIQVMVTTGGTSLKDDIMRLYQPVHLLVGTPGRILDLAKKGVCVLKDCSMLVMDEADKLLSPEFQPSIEQLIRFLPVTRQILMFSATFPVTVKDFKDRYLQKPYVINLMDELTLKGITQFYAFVEERQKVHCLNTLFSKLQINQSIIFCNSVNRVELLAKKITELGYSCFYIHAKMLQDHRNRVFHDFRNGACRNLVCTDLFTRGIDIQAVNVVINFDFPKNSETYLHRVGRSGRFGHLGLAVNLITYEDRFNLYKIEQELGTEIKQIPPQIDQGIYCR, encoded by the exons ATGAATGATAACGGTAGAGGTAGGTATCCGCCAGCGATGGGAAGAGGACGCGGTTACCCAGGCGGCGGTGGCGGAAACCCGAATTTTCAACAGAGGAATTATTATCAACAGCAACAACAGCAGCAGCCGCAGTATGTGCAAAGAGGAATGTTGCAAAATcatcaacaacagcaacaacatcaacagCATCATCAGCAACAAATGCAGCAACATCACCAGCAGATGCAGCAGGAACAACATCAGCAACAGCAGCATcaacaacagcagcaacaacagtGGTTGAGGAGGAATCAGATAGCTAGGAATGCGTCAGAGTCGAGTGTTGTCGAGGTCGAAAAGACTGTTCAGTCGGAAGGGATTGATTCTAG TTCACAAGATTGGAAGGCAAAGTTGAAGCTACCACCACAAGATACACGCTATAGGACAGAG GATGTAACAGCTACCAAAGGCAATGAATTTGAGGATTACTTTTTGAAGCGTGAGTTGCTTATGGGTATTTACGAAAAGGGTTTTGAACGGCCATCTCCTATTCAGGAAGAAAGTATTCCAATTGCACTTACTGGGAGTGATATTCTTGCGAGAGCGAAAAATGGGACCGGAAAAACTGCCGCCTTTTGCATTCCTGCCTTGGAAAAAATTGATCAAGATAACAATGTTATTCAAG TTGTCATACTTGTTCCAACTAGAGAATTGGCGCTCCAGACATCACAAGTGTGTAAAGAACTTGGGAAGCACCTCAAGATTCAAGTTATGGTTACCACTGGCGGAACCAGTTTGAAAGATGATATTATGAGATTGTATCAACCTGTGCATTTATTAGTAGGAACTCCTGGACGAATTCTAGATCTTGCCAAGAAAGGGGTTTGCGTTTTGAAAGACTGTTCCATGCTTGTAATGGATGAG GCTGATAAGCTTTTGTCACCAGAATTTCAGCCATCTATAGAGCAACTTATTCGATTTCTGCCTGTGACTCGTCAAATTTTGATGTTCTCAGCAACTTTTCCTGTTACTGTTAAAGATTTTAAAGATAGATATCTACAGAAGCCCTATGTTATTAATCTAATGGATGAGCTCACCCTGAAAGGTATTACACAGTTTTATGCATTTGTTGAAGAAAGACAAAAAGTCCACTGCCTAAACACCCTTTTCTCTAAG CTCCAAATCAATCAATCTATCATTTTCTGCAATTCTGTGAACCGTGTTGAGTTGCTAGCCAAAAAGATAACAGAGCTAGGTTATTCTTGCTTTTACATTCATGCGAAGATGTTGCAGGATCATCGAAACAGAGTGTTCCATGATTTTCGTAATGGGGCATGCAGAAATCTTGTCTGCACTG ATTTGTTTACAAGAGGAATTGACATTCAGGCTGTCAATGTTGTTATTAACTTCGACTTCCCGAAAAATTCTGAAACCTACCTCCATAGG GTTGGTCGATCAGGAAGGTTTGGACATCTTGGTTTAGCTGTGAATTTGATTACCTATGAAGATCGCTTCAATTT GTATAAGATTGAGCAAGAATTGGGAACTGAAATAAAACAGATTCCTCCACAAATAGATCAAGGTATCTACTGTCGTTAA